The region ACAGTATAtgaacataattttttttcctttcttatagATAATTTTGCCCACAGAGCAGCAGTCCGGACTGCAGTTGCCAATGACAAAGATTGGCAGGAAAAGTTAATCACTCCACTTCTCACCTTTGTAGAGAAACAGCATAATGAAGTTGCTTATCTGGTACCCTGGTGTCAACTTGGGAAGCCTCCAAAGGAAGGGGGTGAGcttatcttctgttttgttgaTTTAAGTTACGATGCtgactgaataaaataaaatggcttaATGTTTAAACCAAACATTACATCTTTTTATAACCCTTTATGTTACAAGAGCACATGTGTTCTTCCATGTGAAAAAGATGACATAATGGAGATGAGGGACAAAGTTTCTAAGATTTTATACAGAAGCTTTTGTCAGTAACTGGCCAGTGTCCTGTTTGTTCAGGTTGTAAAGATGATGTGTGACTTGCTTAAGTGAACAGTTAAAAATGAGTGTTCTGCAGTAGTGTTTTGACTAGTCATTCCTAACTTCCATCCATCAGCGAGAAGGCATTTCTGGGAGACATAAAAATGACTGTTCTATTTCACAGaggtttttctctttccttaactgaatttgttgttatttttttctcccatgtgatagctttaagaaaaacagaaaaaccccaGTAATGCTACTATTGAAAGATATGTACAAGTGAGACATACTTTGTAAATCATAGATTAGGTTTAGGTGTGTATTTTCCTGctcttgtgtgttttaatttctctgtagCAACTTTTGACTATTAACCCATTTATGAAAACAGGCAGACTCTGTGGTTGCTGTTAAATGGAATCATGTCAGAATTGTCCTGCTTTAGCACTTGGCGTGTGAATACATGCAGAATCTTTGTTGTTTCcctgaaattctgatttttatccTGTCTTGCAACTTGAATTCACTAGCAAtcaaattttctgttaaaactgTATGACTGACAACTCAAACATCTAATTCCCCAATTTTTTCTCTAGTCCATCATTGAAGAATGAAACCAGAATAAATATTGCCCTGTGTCTGTTACCTTGACTGTTAAAGTGTCAGTGGTTGTGGTCTGTAGTAATTACCTGCATGGAAATAAGGCAGATGATAACATCTTGTGTTGAGACTAGCAAAATTATTTGGCAAATCATGCCATTTCTTTACAAATCAGATTGGCAGAGCCTAGTTCTGGCATATTGGTTGTTGCTTCAGGTGTGACTGATTCTGCCACTGTATAGAGGGATTTATAATGGCATAAAGAACTTCAATTCCAGAAGCCATCACAAATCTTAGAAAAGGCCGTCAGCTATTAGCTGTACAAAACCCACAAAGATGTGTAAGTATTTGTAATTTCTGCAAAGAAGTCCGGTTCGCCCCAAATTTTCAGCAACTGTTTCCCTTTAAGTTGGGCTTCATGTGAATTGTTTTATTCCTCTTGGTAGATGTGATTTCATTTAACAATGAAGTAGTTCAAATTAAACAGcagcttctctgttttcttgtgACCCCAGGACCAGTGAGATGCAGTAGACTCTGGGATAAAGCAGCCGTTTCTTGGTCTTTTGAGCCTCAAGTGGCAGGGAATTACTGTACCAATTTCACAGTAAATTTCATGACTGTGAAACACTGTTTAAGATTTGGCCTGTTAATTTGCATTTCCTTACTAGAAGTTGTCTTTGCCTTTTTGTCCAGGAGTATACGAATGGGTTACTTTTCAGATGAAACCTGGAGGGCCAGCTTTGTGGGGTGAAGCATTTCGAGCTGCAATCAACACTCACATCAACACAGGCTACACTAAGCTGATAGGTGTTTTCCACACAGAATATGGATTACTTAATACAGGTACAAGTACTGAGCAATTTCTAACACAGACTTTGGCACAGAGGGGCAAACAGTCACCTTGGCTGAGGACTAGCTGGCTTGATAAAGTTGATATGGATCCCAGAAGTCCTGTAAACAGTCCTTGAATTCAGCTTTGTGCATAAGGTTACAGGCTTAAGTGGAGTGGtgctgttttaaaagatttccaGATGATACTGGagtcaaatttttaaaatatcaacaaAGGATTGGCACACAAAATACTTACCTGATGAAGTGTTTTTGTTAGATGCAAAGCAGCTAACACTTGAAGGTAGACAGTTAGACCTACAATACATACTGTGTTGTAACGTAATAGTAACAGCATTCAGCCAActactatttctgttttctcagttcATGTGATCTGGTGGAATGAGAGTCCAGACAACCGGGCAGCAGGAAGGCACAAGGCCCATGAAGATGCCAGAGTGGTAGCAGCTGGTAAGAGGAGGAGACTCTAGAGAAACAAGTTTTGCATGTAtgctaagaaaaatattattcctgTCACGAATTCTGTCTTAAATATGTGTTTAATTTCAGTGCGGGAGAGTGTCAGATTCTTGGAGTCCCAGCAAAATATGCTGCTGGTTCCTCTGCCATTTTCACCACTGAAGTAGCCTTCTACTAAATGATGTAACCGGTggcagaaaagatgaaagacaGAAGTGCCATCAGCCAGTACCATCACATGGATCTTCATACCCTTATGAACTGAGCCAAATGTTCTTCAGATTACAGTATGTGGATGCAAAACACATATGTCTGCCAATGTAAATTAGTAAAATTCTAAAGAGAAGAGTTCATTGTGCTGACCCTAGATCCCCAAATAGGAATTTAAGTTATATCAGTTACGGCATGAAACTCGCTCTACAAATCCTTCATTTTAGCCTCTGATTTATTAATACTTTTCTGTACAGCAAGATCACCCATTAGAGCTATAAGGTAACATGCTCTTACAAATGTGCAATACTATTTCCTTAGTGTATTTGGttacctttttaatttttacatctTTGTTATGTACTGGCTTAAGAAGCAATGCTCCCGCTTGCTGTTTTGTCCAAAGTATTATATTTTGACCATCTCAATGGGATGTTTTGTATTAATTCTTAATAGTGTAAAATTTTGATGCAATTGGAATTATATCCAAGAGATCATGCAGTAAAAGTGATCAGGCGGTGTTCTGATGAACATTGATCTAGCTAATTTTATGTCATTTCAACTCTTTGTATTCAGTAAACACTTTTTCACAACTATCGATTACAAACATAATACTTAGCTATTTTAATACTTGTTCAGTGTGCTAAAAATGATTGGTCCTTCATGTTCAAATATGTATCACAAACTAAACTGATATACACAAgcattttttgaaatgctttttgccAGACTATTAAAAGCCAAATAAATTTGTGTGAAGCACAAAGCACAGTGTTTACAGCTAAGGCTCTTACTGTTCTTTAAACTGCATAATGATAAACCTTAAGGTATGGCAT is a window of Rhea pennata isolate bPtePen1 chromosome Z, bPtePen1.pri, whole genome shotgun sequence DNA encoding:
- the NIPSNAP3A gene encoding protein NipSnap homolog 3A translates to MLLLGALRRPLAASAARLARERARARPLVYASLATGPRQDNGIFYEIRTYDVKPSKMKEFVELINQQIHLRRAHSELVGFWTAELGAMNKAIHIWKYDNFAHRAAVRTAVANDKDWQEKLITPLLTFVEKQHNEVAYLVPWCQLGKPPKEGGVYEWVTFQMKPGGPALWGEAFRAAINTHINTGYTKLIGVFHTEYGLLNTVHVIWWNESPDNRAAGRHKAHEDARVVAAVRESVRFLESQQNMLLVPLPFSPLK